GCAgaagtttttttcccttttgcttTTGCAGGCACTAAAGATGGTACTGGAAAGGGAATCTTGGACAATAATGTCTGCTGAAGCATCACGGATAATTAGTTTAGCAGGCCTTACCGGTGATGGTGCTGCTCTAATCTCACCAACCAGTCGTATCTCCACCTTGCCAATACATGGTTCTACTATGTCTGATACagggaaggaaaaaaatggaTTTGCTGCTTGGACTAAGATTGAAAACCCATTTTTTTACAAGGTAGAAAATGGCACCACGGAATCCCCGAAGTCCAATATGATGTTCAACTCAGTTGACAATAGTTCTGCCCATGGAAGTACTAACAATGGCAATGGAAATAAAGCACCTCTTGACGAAGAGAATGAAGACCTTCTTGCAGATTTTATTGATGAAGATAGTCAGTTGCCTAGTAGGTTAGCAAAAACAAAAATTGTGAAAGGCAATTCTTCCCATTGGAAGGATGGGGACATTTCATCACAGACAGGATCATCGCTTTCTTTATTAAGGTATCAAATATGCCATAACTTTCAGATTGTTCCTGTAACATAACTTCCTATGCTAAGGTGTGATTTCTTCACTGGAATCAGGATGATGGATAAATATGCCAGATTAATGCAAAAGCTGGAAATTGTCAATGTTGAGCTTTTTAAGGTTAGTTTAAGTCACCCATCGTAAGATATTCGACATGTAGAATATTTCCTATTGTTCATGCTAGACAAAATTTTCAGGGTATATGCCAACTGTTTGGCATCTTTTATCACTACATATACGAGACATTTGGGAACCAGGACAGGGGTCAAAGTGGCAAGTCTTTACCTGATCATCAATCGTGTAAGAATTAGGTTTGCTCTGTGCAGTTTTTTATGATTCTTTTCTATTGCTGCACAAATGCAATTATACTTTTGAGTCTTAAATATCCTTTGTGACGCTTGTGATGTATTCAGTTCGGCTTAGAGTGGCTTTGTCAAAAATAACACAAGACTCTGACCAGTGGATCAAACCACAGAGTATTTCATATTCACCTTCATCACCCGTATCAATGGATGTGATGCCTACTGCGCCTCCCAGCTCAATGTTCACCTTGTATGGTTTGAAGGTATATCTACTGGTTTTACAAGATGGTGCTTATACAATGCTACAAAATATCATATACCAAATAGATCCATATGTGAAGCttttctctatctctctctctcttttcaggAGCGCTGTGCAGCTGCTGAAACAATATCATTGGTTGCTCGAGTTTTGAACAGATCTCGAGCACATCTACATTCCGTTCTGTCTCAAAGTAACACTTCCATTCTTGAAGAATTCTTTGGGACAATGGTAAATTCCAACTTAGAGGTTTTACATAACTTGATATTTTTCTTGTAGTGTGCATGTGCAGTCAATAAGTCCATTTTTCAGTTTGTAGATTGCAAAGATACAATTGATAACTTGGATGcccttattttattttttgtgatAGGTTGACTCTGTTCCAGATTTGGCTGAGCACATTCATAGAACAAGTGCAAGGATGCTTTTGCATATCAATGGGTATGTTCAATGAAATCTTTCACGTGCATTACGAATCTCCTTTCTAGGTTTCTTATTTCTCATGGCCATTTGCATCGGTATAGGTAGAAGCGTAGAAGTTAGGGCAAAAAGTATCTTGCTCAGCCATTTATGCTCAATTGGATCACCTACCATGTTTTCAGGTATCCAGATAAGATTGCAAATGCCAAATGGGAGGTCAAGGAGCTTGGCATGGAGCATAATGGGTATGCTTTTATTTAAGCCATCTTAGCATGAACAATTTGAATAGTCCTGTTTTGAGTCCCTATTTTTGCTCCTTTGGTTATTTTTTCTACGCTTCTTTTGAACCCTCTTTCAGCACCTCATCTCATTTAGccactatttttttctagtaatttGAATTGTCTATGTCTAAAGTATGCATTATATTGATGTCTTTGGTGACTGATTCAATAGTAATTTGTGGTCATTTGATGTCTAGCAATTTTTTCTTTGTTATTTATGTTGTACTCCATCATTTTTTTATGAGTGCAATATCGGTAGGTATTCTATGGAAATGTGTTACTACTGATCATTTGGAAATATTGGGTCTTGTTGAATTTACTcttacagaaaagaaaaaccacacCTTTCCTTTCGCAGTGTGCTAAAAAAATTGGGTGGAGTATTAGGTCCTTGTACTTTGAAGCCAACATATCAAAATTCGCCATGCTGTGATATATCAAAAAATCTGTAACTTGTACATGCATTTGGAATAATTCAGGGCTGCATTGAATGTGTTTAATTCTTAGTATCATAGTTAGGGATCTGATTACAAATTGCATAGTTAAAGGATTATGGTTGATAGTGGTGTTTTTTAATTGTGACCTGGAGTGCCACTGATGATGTTGTTTGCACCTTTTATTACAGCTATGTTGATTTGTTATTGGGTGAATTCAAGCACTACAAAACTAGATTGGACCATGGAGGAATTTCCAAGGAGGTTAGTACAAGCCAAGGGCACCCCCTCCTCCCTTTTTGGTTAATGTGCTTTGTTTGTGTTCTTTATGTGGCGAGCAATACAATGTTTTcggacctactccctccgtcccaaaaaaattcAACCTAGGAGGGAATTTGAcccctagtacaatgaatctggattaCCCTTagtctagattcgttgtcctAGGAGGGGTCACCCCtcttaggttgagttttttttgggacggagggagtacttcattCTGCTTCGTCATTAAGATAGTTCTTCGGTTTTCAaactatggccctgtttagttccaaagtttttttccaaacttccaactttccgtcacatcaaacatttcatacacacacaacttttctatcacatcgtaccaatttcaaccaaacttccaaacttcagtgtgaactaaacacagcctatatatCGATGTTATACTGATGTTAAAGGTGATTGAACTTGTAAATTTTCTTCCCAGCTCCAAGACCTCTTGCTGGAGTATGGCATAGATAGCATCGCAGAAGTTTTAGTTGAAGGTCTCTCTAGGGTAAAACGGTGCACAGATGAAGGACGGGCTTTGATGTCACTGGACCTTCAGGTTGTAATCTTTTTTATTCTTACCCAGTAGCTTATCTAGATTGAAAGGCATGGATGAATACTCATAAAGATTTTCTCTGCTCCTTCAGGTACTAATTAATGGGCTGCTGCACATTGTATCCGCAAATGTTAGGCCAAAGCTGCAAATTGTGGATACTTTCATAAAGGTACGTTGCATGCACCAGTCAAGGCTTCATTTACACCACGCTTCTGCAGTAGTAATTGGCTTGGAGTACTCCCGCTATGCCAACCACGTACTATCTGCTAGAGACCGAGTGCCTTTGTATGCTTCATTTGGCCTTTTCATTTATAAGAACCTGACAAAGCCTTTTACTCTTTACAGGCTTATTATTTGCCAGAGACCGAGTATGTTCATTGGGCACGGTCTCATCCAGTAAGAACCCTGttaatctatatatttttttgagtaaattttcaCTTTTGGTAATGATACTTCTACAAAATGATTTATGTTTTTGTTGTCTGATCTTACAGGAATACAGCAAAAGTCAGGTTGTCGGGTTGGTTAACCTGGTTGCGACTATGAAAGGATGGAAACGGAAAACGAGGTTAGAAACCATCGAGAGGATTGAGGCAGGACCATAGGCGAAAACGGCtgtaattgtttttgttttcttcagctGCATATAGAGCTGTTGTGTTTTGCtcccttattttttttccttttcttattatttcttttttttcttgtcgaTTCTTTCACCTTTCGGCTCATTTTGAAGCTAACCCCATGATTCACCCTTGGTGTATATTGAAGCGTCGATCTTTGTATCATATTACTGGGGTAAGTACTCAACAGCAAAAATAACAGTATGTATGTACACCATACATGGAGCATTGGCTCAATAAATACCAATCTTTTTCTACGTGTCCCATATGTCCTCAAAACTCATAAACAAAGGGGCAACGGAGCAACTGTTTCAATAGGAGTGTGTACTACCCTGCAAACTCGCTCCAGATGTCTTAAATGACTGTAGTGTACAGATGCGTCATAGATGCTTAAATTGCCGTATTCACTGCAGCTTTAAACCTCACTCCTACTGTAGTAATAATAACTAATGATGCTATAATAAATTCATACCGTAAAATTACGATTGCATTTGCATATGGAGTgacagtattatttttttttcaattcatgCTTTAGCCTGATGTTCATATGCATTTCGCCATCACCGTATTCCTCGCTGCTCTATCTGCGAGCGCACCAGAAGTCCAGAACACATGGACAGCTGCTGCTTGCGATGCTCCTGTGATGATAGATGGACTCGGATCCCCAACCAAGACCCCCAACACCACACGTCCTCACATTTACTGGCACCGGTGGCCAAAATTATTCCTTCTCGTACCTCCAGCACAGGCTCCCCTGCTGCAGCCTTGCCGGGTGCCAAGCCTGCAGAAAAATTTtcggtactactactactacaaagCCAGCCACAGCAGCGACACACATCATTACTGCTTGCTACTACCACTCGATGCTTTGGCCTTCTGCTCTCGTCTCACATTCCTGAATGATTCCTCTCCCCCTGCACCTCCTGCAGCCCAGCTGCGTGCTGTGCCTGGGAGGTGCAGCTCACTCTGAAACTGAATCCATCCATCTTGCGTTCTTGCCAGTTGCTACGCAGATGGATCAGTATCTCCATACTTTCGAGAACTACTCCTATCTGTTGCACAAAGTAGAGAAAACATGTAATAGgaagtagctatattttaggacggaagcAATAGTAGAACATATGAGGATTGAGCTGCTTCTCATTGTATTCGTTGCAAGGATTGATTCACTGATACATTGATGGATGTATACACGGATCATACAACTTGTCATTACTTCACAGGCTGCACTGCAACTGCCATATATGCATGGAAGCAAATTCAAGCTAAGCTCCTATTGATTGCTAATACGTACCAGGAGTACACACCCCCAATGCCATCACATACACAGATACTAGTATAAACTGCACTGATACGctacagtagtagtagtagcaaccTTAGCTAGGCAGGTATAGTACAAAGTGTACAACCAGCTATACTAGCCATGGAGATAATTTGAGCAGTAGAAATATAGTGCAAGTACAGCAGTAAAAACGCCAGTACGCCTAAATCCTACCAACTCCGAACTACTCTAGCTTTAGCTCTAGTAACTAACCCAACCAACACCACTTATGGCCATCCACGCACACGTGTGCTACTCCggcgagctagctagctgccgaGCTTGGCCACCCTCCGGCGCTtctgcggcggctgctgcggctgcggctgcggctgcgtcgtcggcggcggcggcggagggcgccaGAAGAGGCGCTCGAGCTCCTCGAGGCGGAGGCTTAACACCTCGACCTCGAACAGCCGCTtccggcacggcgcggcgggcgcgcgcggcttcctcggcgccggcgggcaCGTCCCTGGCGCCTTCAGGTTGCTCTCCCCTCCCGTCGGCGTCctgcagcagccgccgctgctgccgtagCCGTACTCCTCCTGATGATCCTccccgtgctgctgctgcagcagccgCAGCGGCGAGCTGCACGGCGAGAACACCGGCGCCGGCTTGTAGAACTCCGGCGACGCCGACATCATAGAGACACACACGCGCACAGAGTGTGTATGGGTTGTGAATGGCGATTTGGAGAAAACGAGGTGGGGAGAAGAAGGAAGGTTGCTTGGGACAGTGGCTCACTTCGAGCTTGAGGTGGTGTTGATCCAGCGGCGGGGTTTGTGGGTTTGGGGGGGAATGCAGTGGGGGTTTTGGGGGAAAGGGCCGTGCATTTGCGGTTGCATTTGTAGTGGCGTTTTTGTATTGGGCGGGTGTCCTTTTTGTACCAACCGTGTTTAATTGACTTGGTTATTGCGTTTAGGTCCTCCTTCTCTAGGAGTGGAGTAGCTTTATTTTAGCTTGTATTATTCCCCTTGTATGTACAGTGCCGCTAGTAGTAGTATGTAGTGTTGGTGTTGGTGTAGTATTGGTAGTATGAGATACTGGCTCGAGCACATAACCGTTGTGGTTGTGGGTGCATTTTGACCTAGTCTAATGTAGTTTGATTTTTGTTTTCATTGCCTTCCCTAGTTAAGGCTTGCTAATTGTAGaactttgttttgttatttCAATAAACTAGGGGTTTTATAGCAGTGGAATTGTAGTGGGATACTATGTTATCCTCCACACTAAAGGTATGGTTTTGAGTGCACAGTATGAAAAGGCTAGCTAGGTCGATCCATGTGTATTTGACTTTGCTGGAGTATAAATTTGTTCCAAGATATAAGCAAGCCTTTTTTCTTTTaaggcctgttcactttaataaaaaaaataccttaccaaaatttgggcAGGATTTCTTacatagttaccaaaatttaacaacaaactaaatgtagccactctttttggtaactttaccgaaatttggtaaggttgaaaatgacatcaaagtgaacaggcccttaaaGCTAACTTTCCacataataacaaaaaaagtTGCATGAAAGATAATCACGGAAAAGCGATAATTACATATGAAATGGATGAATTATTAATACATACCATAGCTTTCCACATTGTACACATCTTGGTACCTAATAATGTTTGCGTAGAAACAGTTTTCACTCTATTCTAGTATattatataagttattttggtCTTGTCCAAGTTCAATAAAAGAAATGCATCAACATTTTGAAGTGTTTCACAGCATGAAACCCAAAATTTTTCACAATATAAAACGGAtatggagtactccctccaaaTCTATAATTCTTGATGTTTTATAcaaaggcctggtttagttcctaactttttcttcaaactttcaacttttctgacacatcaaaattttcctacacacataaacttttaatttttccgtcacatcgtttcaatttcaatcaaacttccaatttttacgtgaactaaacacacccaaagttgaggttaaaattttataactttACTATAAATaactttgaaaaatatatagttgaaaggtactagaacaacatataaatttattttacaaagtACTGTAATAATAGAAAATTTGTtaaagatatattttagagACAGTATCattattgaaaatgttaagAATTACTACAATAGGAGGAAATAAGTTGCTACCATACGGGTAGGCATAGTCAAATAGAGGAAGGACCGTTGTGTAAAACAGCAGAAAAGTTGGGTACCTAGCCGCACTATACCAGTGTGTTTGACGCGGGTAGCCGACAAGGAGATCATCGGATACCGCCTCGGGGGCCGCCCAAATTAAAAATCGCGCTTCCACGCCTGGGATTCCCATCCGGCTGACGCTGATCctcagccgccgcgccgcgaaGCGAAGCGAATTTCCGGAGCGGCGCCACACCACTGTACTTGCCCCAGTCTTTGCTTGCCCCCCACCCCCAACCCCACCGCATCGGATGCCCAcccccgccgcccgtgcgcctaAACTCGCAGTATATTACTCATCCGTCTCATTCCAAGTTTATGTTAAACGTTTAATCGTCCATTTCattttaaaacataattaaaaataaaaaacaagtcatatataaaatactatttatattttatcatctaataaaaataaaaataattattataaaataattttaaataaaatgaacgtTAGTAAAAAGACCCACAACCGTACTTAAGATTGGAGTGTACTTATAGGGTCTGGTTAGTTTCgaactttttttcaaacttccaacttttccatcacatcaaaatttttctatacacatgctcccatcggatggcctaaacAGCCAAATAataagataaaatttaaattttcaaacttaattttgagattgattttgatattttcaacgtagtttctttttcagcattggcttttaagttaacaagaacacatatataaaatttttatctaaaaatttatttttgttccCTAATAAACCATTTTGACTTATCAGGGAAAAAGCTAAACGATAGGAGCTATAAACTTTCCATTTTTCCGTCACACCGTTCCaattcaaccaaacttctaattttattttgaactaaacacaccctacgaTAGATGGAGCAGTAGTATACTCCAGTAGGCCACGCCACGCACCGCGCTCGTCGTCCTGTCGTGATCTCTCCCGCTGCCGACCGAGTGCCGACGTGTCCTCTCCCGCCGCGACGCATCGGCGAGAGAATCCTACTCCGCCTTGTATTCCTTTGGGTGAACATGAGTGTCTGACAGTTAAACTGATCTATTCGTTACTACAGGTACGGGACGAACTGGTGGTGGTAGCAGTAAGTATTTTGAATAATTAACAGCTTGGGGGAGTACGAACGACCATGCGTGCTGCTCCTTGTTTTTTTCCTCCGCGTCCGTTTTTTTCTGTCTCCTTTTGATCCATTGGTAGGATATAGGAGTAGTAGTATCTACTGTCGTGAGAGGAAGAGAGTGTGTTTATCATACGACACTCATATTTTATTGACGGGCCTGGCGAAATGCAGAGGCCCTACAGCATCGTGTGGGGATCTGTGAACAGTAACATGACTCGAATGGAGGAGATACAGTCATACAACTGAGGTGAGATGAGGTCGgtaaaggttaaaaaaaaagtgagatgGAACCGGTCCGATCCATCTTGGGTGgttattaaaattaaaatggtCACTCGGATGCAAATCCACTGTTGTACATTACTGTACCTGTGGTatgtgtcactgacatgtgggtcccacctaaattttagacccatatgtcagtgacttACTGCACGTACATTTACAGGATAGGATCCCAACTCCACTCATATGGCTCGATCGACACTGCGTTGTTTTGTGCTTTCGCTGGTTCGTTGTTTGAACCCAGGTACTACCCCTATCCAAGATCAAGAACACACGTGTGTTGTGAATGAATGGACTAGGATCGGATCCGGTTTATAATTCCGCGGCGCGAATCGGTCGTACATGCAGTGCAGCTGGATGGTCATCCGCAAACGCGGGCTCTGCTGGTTGGTTGCCCACGGTTGCCTTCTGTCTGTTCTGCTACCGAACATCGCTACTCCTAGCTAGCTGCGCTGCATCTCCCCAAACTGATCTCGCGGCTGCGTCATCGGTGGTCATGGTGTGCCATACTGTcctgtgtgtgtgagagagagagttgcTGTGTCAGACATGCCCTCCTGTCCCGGGATCGGCTGTCTTCGTCTTGGATCGCTTGATTTAAGTTTCTTGTCCACGAATTAGGGATGCTTAAGACTAATTACTCAAGTCCATTACATAGACACACGTGCGGCATTCACACTTGTACAAATCAGTCTCTCTTCAGCACAATCGTTGGAGAACAAATGCTCTTCCCAtctccgggctgataatacttatcgttttagataagggtgagattaaattttagaatatttgatttaaatcatttttaaaatatttatctttcaaacatgtatagattagtcttaaaaatactttaataaaatcatatatttgttaatacttttatacatattataataaaaaataatagtcaaaattattttttgaagACCGTATCCTTGTCCAa
Above is a window of Oryza sativa Japonica Group chromosome 10, ASM3414082v1 DNA encoding:
- the LOC4349288 gene encoding syndetin isoform X2; the protein is MLWVIMKKWGMQLVMELEQDLKVANVICMNGRRHVSSSKNEVSRDLVVNVKSKKKQALLDVLPILTELRNAQDMQMELESFVEKENYFQAFQLLPEYLQILENYSGLSSVQEMGRGIEAWLARTIQKLDTHLLGVCQTFHEESYLTVIDAYALMGDIGGMAEKMQSFFLQEVLSQTHYVLKEMLEEEVGNNTQRNRFTYSDLCAQVPEPKLRPCLLRTFQSLFSLMCSYYTIMSFCPGVKSIESEGENSLTGRNNTSQSADESLGDSGRGHAAEMSDRTSSSDVSNPDTSTSGTDSPFYQLRTDAAKLVAHAFERGRRNLWQLATSRLSVLLSSSVVFSTSTYQFLKNYEDLTIFILAGEAFCGFEASEFRQKLKGICLNYSVAFHRQNIYALKMVLERESWTIMSAEASRIISLAGLTGDGAALISPTSRISTLPIHGSTMSDTGKEKNGFAAWTKIENPFFYKVENGTTESPKSNMMFNSVDNSSAHGSTNNGNGNKAPLDEENEDLLADFIDEDSQLPSRLAKTKIVKGNSSHWKDGDISSQTGSSLSLLRMMDKYARLMQKLEIVNVELFKGICQLFGIFYHYIYETFGNQDRGQSGKSLPDHQSFRLRVALSKITQDSDQWIKPQSISYSPSSPVSMDVMPTAPPSSMFTLYGLKERCAAAETISLVARVLNRSRAHLHSVLSQSNTSILEEFFGTMVDSVPDLAEHIHRTSARMLLHINGYPDKIANAKWEVKELGMEHNGYVDLLLGEFKHYKTRLDHGGISKELQDLLLEYGIDSIAEVLVEGLSRVKRCTDEGRALMSLDLQVLINGLLHIVSANVRPKLQIVDTFIKAYYLPETEYVHWARSHPEYSKSQVVGLVNLVATMKGWKRKTRLETIERIEAGP
- the LOC4349288 gene encoding syndetin isoform X1, yielding MLWVIMKKWVCLPSEYRRVKGMQLVMELEQDLKVANVICMNGRRHVSSSKNEVSRDLVVNVKSKKKQALLDVLPILTELRNAQDMQMELESFVEKENYFQAFQLLPEYLQILENYSGLSSVQEMGRGIEAWLARTIQKLDTHLLGVCQTFHEESYLTVIDAYALMGDIGGMAEKMQSFFLQEVLSQTHYVLKEMLEEEVGNNTQRNRFTYSDLCAQVPEPKLRPCLLRTFQSLFSLMCSYYTIMSFCPGVKSIESEGENSLTGRNNTSQSADESLGDSGRGHAAEMSDRTSSSDVSNPDTSTSGTDSPFYQLRTDAAKLVAHAFERGRRNLWQLATSRLSVLLSSSVVFSTSTYQFLKNYEDLTIFILAGEAFCGFEASEFRQKLKGICLNYSVAFHRQNIYALKMVLERESWTIMSAEASRIISLAGLTGDGAALISPTSRISTLPIHGSTMSDTGKEKNGFAAWTKIENPFFYKVENGTTESPKSNMMFNSVDNSSAHGSTNNGNGNKAPLDEENEDLLADFIDEDSQLPSRLAKTKIVKGNSSHWKDGDISSQTGSSLSLLRMMDKYARLMQKLEIVNVELFKGICQLFGIFYHYIYETFGNQDRGQSGKSLPDHQSFRLRVALSKITQDSDQWIKPQSISYSPSSPVSMDVMPTAPPSSMFTLYGLKERCAAAETISLVARVLNRSRAHLHSVLSQSNTSILEEFFGTMVDSVPDLAEHIHRTSARMLLHINGYPDKIANAKWEVKELGMEHNGYVDLLLGEFKHYKTRLDHGGISKELQDLLLEYGIDSIAEVLVEGLSRVKRCTDEGRALMSLDLQVLINGLLHIVSANVRPKLQIVDTFIKAYYLPETEYVHWARSHPEYSKSQVVGLVNLVATMKGWKRKTRLETIERIEAGP
- the LOC4349289 gene encoding cyclin-dependent protein kinase inhibitor SMR1 codes for the protein MMSASPEFYKPAPVFSPCSSPLRLLQQQHGEDHQEEYGYGSSGGCCRTPTGGESNLKAPGTCPPAPRKPRAPAAPCRKRLFEVEVLSLRLEELERLFWRPPPPPPTTQPQPQPQQPPQKRRRVAKLGS